One stretch of Argiope bruennichi chromosome 3, qqArgBrue1.1, whole genome shotgun sequence DNA includes these proteins:
- the LOC129963727 gene encoding elongation of very long chain fatty acids protein 4-like isoform X1: MFASEMLTSSIHDFLFNEDVENKLLYRNRYLLPSIIITYVLFVTRIGPKYMKNRNPYKLRTVLVVYNFVEVIVNAYIAVRVANFLLNNGELFCLSKINLGHLFSLRFQHLAWLILLNKLSDLLDTVFFVLRKKNNQVSILHVIHHITMPLLLWWGLLGMSYTGGYYLGVGLGLNAVVHAFMYLYYGLSAIGPSMAKYLWWKKYITLMQIIQFVIFLSYMIFGFATGCETPGKMEISISTFVLFLLIMFWNFYKRM; this comes from the exons ATGTGGAAAATAAACTGTTATACAGAAATCGATATCTTTTGCCTTCCATTATCATTACATATGTTCTGTTTGTTACTCGGATTGGACCAAAGTATATGAAGAACCGGAATCCTTACAAACTGAGGACAGTTTTGGTTGTATATAATTTTGTTGAAGTGATTGTCAATGCTTACATTGCTGTCAGA GTAGCAAATTTTTTGTTGAACAACGGGGAGTTGTTTTGCTTATCGAAAATCAATCTTGGTCATCTTTTCTCTTTA agatttcaGCACTTAGCATGGCTTATTCTTCTCAACAAACTGTCCGACCTTTTAGATACg gTCTTCTTTGTGCTgaggaagaaaaataatcaagTGTCGATTTTGCATGTAATTCATCATATTACAATGCCTTTGCTTCTCTGGTGGGGTTTATTGGGCATGAGCTACACCGGag GTTATTACTTGGGTGTAGGCTTAGGACTGAACGCTGTCGTCCatgcatttatgtatttatattacgGTCTATCTGCTATAGGACCGAGTATGGCAAAATATTTATGGTGGAAGAAATACATCACTCTTATGCAAATC ATACAGTTTGTTATCTTCCTGAGTTATATGATTTTTGGCTTTGCAACTGGATGTGAAACGCCTGGAAAGATGGAAATATCCATATccacttttgttttatttcttctaattatgTTCTGGAACTTTTACAAAAGAATgtga
- the LOC129963727 gene encoding elongation of very long chain fatty acids protein 4-like isoform X2, translating into MFASEMLTSSIHDFLFNEDVENKLLYRNRYLLPSIIITYVLFVTRIGPKYMKNRNPYKLRTVLVVYNFVEVIVNAYIAVRRFQHLAWLILLNKLSDLLDTVFFVLRKKNNQVSILHVIHHITMPLLLWWGLLGMSYTGGYYLGVGLGLNAVVHAFMYLYYGLSAIGPSMAKYLWWKKYITLMQIIQFVIFLSYMIFGFATGCETPGKMEISISTFVLFLLIMFWNFYKRM; encoded by the exons ATGTGGAAAATAAACTGTTATACAGAAATCGATATCTTTTGCCTTCCATTATCATTACATATGTTCTGTTTGTTACTCGGATTGGACCAAAGTATATGAAGAACCGGAATCCTTACAAACTGAGGACAGTTTTGGTTGTATATAATTTTGTTGAAGTGATTGTCAATGCTTACATTGCTGTCAGA agatttcaGCACTTAGCATGGCTTATTCTTCTCAACAAACTGTCCGACCTTTTAGATACg gTCTTCTTTGTGCTgaggaagaaaaataatcaagTGTCGATTTTGCATGTAATTCATCATATTACAATGCCTTTGCTTCTCTGGTGGGGTTTATTGGGCATGAGCTACACCGGag GTTATTACTTGGGTGTAGGCTTAGGACTGAACGCTGTCGTCCatgcatttatgtatttatattacgGTCTATCTGCTATAGGACCGAGTATGGCAAAATATTTATGGTGGAAGAAATACATCACTCTTATGCAAATC ATACAGTTTGTTATCTTCCTGAGTTATATGATTTTTGGCTTTGCAACTGGATGTGAAACGCCTGGAAAGATGGAAATATCCATATccacttttgttttatttcttctaattatgTTCTGGAACTTTTACAAAAGAATgtga